One window of Phycisphaeraceae bacterium genomic DNA carries:
- a CDS encoding class I SAM-dependent methyltransferase → MNVSPPTSSVDCRPSQRSAVVRNADDHIHRKRAAFFTERLSRYIEPGSSLLDVGAGDGLLAANLSSKLNLKARAFDVEARGLGPFPVEVYDGKHIPLADSAVEITICVAVLHHCDDLSQVLREIRRVTRRRFLLVDDRYDTFWQRVGVVGFHHYLNWIESMPFHKSGFASTQGWTQRLADAGFKVVQVQPLGKPIRWFPVSNTLFVAE, encoded by the coding sequence ATGAACGTCAGCCCGCCCACATCTTCGGTTGATTGTCGTCCGAGCCAGCGATCGGCTGTTGTTCGCAACGCGGATGATCACATCCATCGCAAACGAGCTGCCTTTTTTACGGAGAGGCTTTCGCGTTACATCGAGCCCGGTTCAAGTCTGCTCGACGTCGGAGCAGGGGATGGCTTGCTTGCAGCCAATCTGTCAAGCAAGCTGAACCTCAAAGCACGGGCGTTTGATGTTGAAGCTCGCGGGTTGGGGCCGTTCCCGGTTGAAGTTTATGACGGCAAGCATATACCGCTGGCTGACAGTGCAGTTGAGATCACCATCTGCGTGGCTGTATTGCACCATTGCGATGATTTGTCACAGGTGCTCCGTGAGATTCGACGGGTGACTCGCCGACGATTCCTGCTCGTGGACGATCGTTACGACACATTCTGGCAGCGCGTTGGAGTTGTGGGATTTCACCACTATCTGAATTGGATCGAGTCAATGCCGTTCCACAAGAGCGGCTTCGCTAGCACGCAGGGCTGGACTCAACGGCTGGCGGATGCGGGTTTCAAGGTCGTCCAAGTCCAGCCGTTGGGTAAACCAATTCGGTGGTTCCCGGTTTCGAATACGCTGTTCGTGGCTGAGTAA